The following are encoded in a window of Drosophila simulans strain w501 chromosome 3L, Prin_Dsim_3.1, whole genome shotgun sequence genomic DNA:
- the LOC120284801 gene encoding uncharacterized protein LOC120284801, producing MKLLSAALVLLMSSALATAQKNVNTNENNIVIGKV from the coding sequence ATGAAGCTCCTTTCAGCCGCACTGGTCCTGCTCATGTCCTCGGCCTTGGCCACGGCACAGAAGAATGTGAACACGAATGAAAACAACATCGTGATTGGAAAAGtttga
- the LOC27207855 gene encoding male-specific opa-containing protein has translation MNFLQIGVLFVLVAVALARPQEDPANLPAPEAAAEPPAAAPPAAAPPAAAAPAGGSGRKKNVNHNVITIG, from the coding sequence ATGAACTTCCTACAGATCGGCGTGCTGTTCGTCCTGGTCGCGGTGGCCTTGGCCAGACCACAGGAGGATCCGGCTAATCTGCCAGCTccagaggcagcagcagaaccgccagcagcagcaccaccagctgcagcaccaccagctgcAGCCGCTCCAGCGGGTGGCTCCGGTAGAAAGAAAAATGTCAATCACAACGTTATAACCATTGGATAG